In the Pseudothauera hydrothermalis genome, one interval contains:
- a CDS encoding phosphoheptose isomerase produces the protein MDLIARIARQFQDSAHTKLAAVDAMAAPLAGAIETMTQCLLNNGKILACGNGGSAADAQHFAAELVNRFEMERPPLAAIALTTDSSTLTSIANDYDYLQVFSKQVRALGQAGDVLLAISTSGNSANIIDAVAAAHERDMRVVALTGRGGGKLGDMLRPDDVHLCVPAERTARIQEVHLLALHCLCDGIDCLLLGVEE, from the coding sequence ATGGATCTCATCGCCCGCATTGCCCGTCAGTTTCAAGACAGCGCCCACACCAAGCTCGCGGCGGTCGACGCAATGGCCGCGCCGCTGGCCGGCGCCATCGAAACGATGACCCAATGCCTGCTCAATAACGGCAAGATTCTGGCATGCGGCAATGGCGGCTCTGCCGCCGACGCGCAGCACTTTGCCGCCGAACTGGTCAACCGTTTCGAAATGGAGCGCCCGCCGCTTGCCGCCATTGCGCTGACCACCGACAGCTCCACGCTGACCTCGATCGCCAACGACTACGACTACCTGCAGGTATTCTCCAAGCAGGTGCGCGCGCTCGGCCAGGCGGGCGACGTGCTGCTGGCAATCTCCACCAGCGGCAACTCGGCCAACATCATCGACGCGGTCGCCGCCGCCCATGAGCGCGACATGCGGGTCGTTGCGCTGACCGGGCGCGGTGGCGGAAAACTGGGCGACATGCTGCGCCCGGACGACGTTCATCTGTGCGTGCCGGCCGAGCGTACCGCGCGCATCCAGGAAGTCCATCTGCTGGCTCTGCATTGTCTGTGTGACGGCATTGACTGCCTACTACTCGGAGTTGAAGAATGA
- a CDS encoding BON domain-containing protein: MSTTTLSSSRRTALSALLAIGSAAALQGCFPVVATGVGVGAVMIADRRTSGAFVEDEGIEWRTANRIRERFGDSVHVNVTAYNRNVLLTGEAPNEQVRAELEQIARGVTNVRAVINEVRVAGISPLSARSNDALITSKVKARFVDAKTFGAHHVKVVTEAGTVFLMGLVTRREADLATEVARTTAGVAKVVRVFEYISEEEARRLDARAGTSGK, translated from the coding sequence ATGAGCACAACCACCCTGTCCTCCTCTCGCCGCACCGCCCTGTCCGCCCTGCTCGCCATCGGCTCGGCGGCCGCTCTGCAAGGCTGCTTTCCGGTCGTCGCCACCGGGGTAGGCGTCGGCGCGGTCATGATCGCCGACCGTCGCACCTCCGGTGCTTTCGTCGAGGACGAAGGCATCGAGTGGCGCACCGCCAACCGCATTCGGGAACGCTTTGGCGACTCGGTCCATGTCAATGTGACCGCCTACAACCGCAACGTCCTGTTGACCGGCGAAGCCCCCAACGAACAGGTCCGCGCCGAGCTGGAACAAATCGCCCGCGGGGTGACCAATGTGCGCGCCGTCATCAACGAAGTACGGGTGGCCGGCATCTCGCCGTTGAGCGCACGGTCAAACGATGCGCTGATCACCTCCAAGGTCAAAGCCCGCTTCGTGGACGCCAAAACCTTCGGCGCTCACCATGTCAAAGTGGTCACCGAAGCCGGAACCGTATTTCTGATGGGTCTGGTTACCCGTCGTGAGGCCGATCTGGCCACCGAGGTGGCGCGCACCACGGCCGGGGTAGCCAAGGTCGTGCGCGTTTTCGAATACATCAGCGAAGAAGAAGCCCGTCGTCTGGACGCGCGCGCCGGCACCAGCGGCAAGTAG
- the rpsU gene encoding 30S ribosomal protein S21 yields MPGIRVKENEPFEVAIRRFKRTIEKTGVLTELRAREFYEKPTAERKRKLAAAIKRNLKRLRSQTLPPKLY; encoded by the coding sequence ATGCCGGGTATTCGCGTCAAGGAAAACGAGCCGTTTGAGGTTGCGATTCGCCGCTTCAAGCGCACGATCGAAAAAACCGGTGTGCTCACTGAACTGCGCGCGCGCGAGTTCTACGAAAAGCCCACCGCCGAGCGTAAACGCAAGCTGGCCGCTGCAATCAAGCGCAACCTCAAGCGTCTGCGCAGCCAAACCCTGCCGCCCAAGCTCTACTGA
- a CDS encoding GatB/YqeY domain-containing protein: MSLKARIQDDMKAALRAKDAARLSAIRLLLAAVKQREVDERTELDDPAIVSVVEKLVKQRRDAAAQYEAAGRAELAMAERFEIEVLAAYLPAPLSAEEIDAEIAAAIAACAATSPADMGKVMNLLKPRLSGRADMAEVSRKLRQALSN; this comes from the coding sequence ATGTCTCTCAAAGCCCGCATCCAGGACGACATGAAGGCGGCGTTGCGCGCCAAAGATGCCGCGCGCCTTTCAGCCATCCGCCTGCTGCTCGCCGCCGTCAAACAGCGCGAAGTCGACGAGCGCACCGAACTGGACGATCCGGCGATCGTCTCGGTGGTTGAAAAACTGGTCAAGCAACGGCGTGACGCCGCCGCGCAATACGAAGCCGCCGGCCGTGCCGAACTGGCCATGGCCGAGCGTTTCGAGATCGAAGTACTCGCCGCCTACCTGCCCGCTCCGCTCAGCGCCGAAGAAATCGACGCCGAAATCGCCGCCGCCATCGCCGCCTGCGCCGCGACCTCACCGGCCGACATGGGCAAAGTCATGAACCTGCTCAAGCCCCGCCTGAGCGGGCGCGCGGACATGGCGGAGGTATCGCGCAAACTGCGCCAAGCGCTATCCAACTGA
- the dnaG gene encoding DNA primase, protein MIPQSFIQDLLARVDIVEVIERYLPLKKSGANYFACCPFHGEKSPSFSVSPSKQFYHCFGCGAHGSALGFLMAYSGLSFVEAVKTLAASVGMQVPDDGRFPARAAENTHEHLVDVMTRAARFYREQLKQHPPAIDYLKRRGLSGEIAARYGLGYAPRQGLDKIFADYRAPALAEAGLVIDTEEGRRYDRFRDRIMFPILDRRGRIIAFGGRVLDKGEPKYLNSPETPLFEKGRELYGLYQAHKAIRDAGFVLVVEGYMDVLALAQFGIDNAVAALGTATTPHHIHTLLRLTDRIVFCFDGDAAGRKAAWRALENALESLRDDATLAFLFLPEKHDPDSFVRAEGAEAFRHGARTATPLGTFLIDTLRAQCDMDTAEGRARFVHAARPLVTRIGAAPLLRLQLVKAVAENSALTQHEVEQVFGAAQPPAGPSAYPAVPGVSPVVRRAPRLPGGRRKPPSKTDMLLRLILHHPHWAARLPVGLIPDDCPEGRALISIVDATSVGDLNPDCGIGALIERFRDTEHAETLARAASEPIEAEFDESIVETLFEDALRALHTDAIAAEIAQLTASAAAGRLDAAGRQRLAALLMEKRNLANTAKVSDF, encoded by the coding sequence ATGATCCCTCAGTCCTTCATTCAGGACCTGCTGGCTCGCGTCGACATTGTCGAGGTCATCGAGCGCTATCTGCCGCTCAAGAAATCCGGTGCCAACTACTTTGCCTGCTGCCCCTTTCACGGAGAAAAATCCCCGTCCTTCTCAGTGAGCCCCAGCAAGCAGTTCTATCACTGCTTTGGCTGCGGAGCACACGGCAGCGCGCTGGGTTTTTTGATGGCTTACAGCGGGCTGAGCTTTGTCGAAGCCGTCAAGACGCTGGCCGCCAGCGTCGGCATGCAAGTGCCCGACGATGGCAGGTTTCCGGCACGCGCGGCCGAAAACACCCATGAACACCTGGTCGACGTGATGACGCGCGCTGCGCGTTTTTATCGCGAACAGCTCAAACAGCACCCACCCGCGATCGACTATCTCAAGCGTCGCGGCCTGTCCGGGGAAATCGCTGCCCGCTATGGCCTAGGCTACGCACCGCGGCAGGGACTGGACAAGATTTTCGCCGACTACCGGGCCCCAGCGCTGGCCGAAGCCGGTCTGGTCATCGACACAGAAGAAGGCCGGCGTTACGACCGCTTCCGCGACCGCATCATGTTCCCCATCCTGGACCGCCGCGGGCGCATCATTGCCTTTGGCGGACGGGTGCTGGACAAGGGCGAGCCCAAGTACCTCAATTCGCCGGAAACCCCGCTGTTTGAAAAGGGGCGCGAACTCTACGGCCTATACCAGGCACACAAGGCCATCCGTGATGCCGGTTTTGTGCTAGTGGTCGAAGGCTACATGGACGTGCTCGCGCTGGCACAGTTTGGCATCGACAACGCGGTCGCCGCCCTGGGTACGGCCACCACGCCGCATCACATCCACACCCTGCTGCGCCTGACCGACCGCATCGTGTTTTGCTTCGACGGTGACGCTGCCGGCCGCAAAGCCGCCTGGCGGGCGCTGGAAAACGCGCTGGAATCCCTGCGCGACGATGCCACGCTCGCTTTTCTATTTCTCCCCGAAAAACACGACCCGGACTCCTTCGTCCGCGCCGAAGGGGCCGAAGCCTTCCGCCACGGCGCGCGCACCGCCACGCCGCTGGGCACGTTTCTCATCGACACGCTGCGTGCGCAATGCGACATGGACACGGCCGAAGGGCGCGCCCGTTTCGTCCATGCGGCGCGACCGCTGGTCACGCGCATTGGCGCCGCCCCGCTGCTGCGCCTGCAACTGGTCAAAGCCGTCGCCGAAAACAGCGCGCTCACCCAGCATGAGGTCGAACAAGTGTTCGGCGCAGCGCAACCGCCAGCCGGACCATCCGCCTACCCCGCCGTTCCGGGCGTATCGCCGGTCGTCCGACGCGCACCAAGGCTACCCGGCGGGCGCCGCAAGCCGCCTTCCAAAACCGACATGCTGCTGCGCTTGATACTGCATCATCCGCACTGGGCCGCACGCCTGCCCGTGGGGCTGATTCCCGACGACTGCCCGGAAGGACGGGCGTTGATTTCGATCGTCGATGCCACCAGCGTCGGCGACCTGAACCCCGATTGCGGCATCGGCGCCTTGATCGAGCGCTTCCGCGACACCGAACACGCCGAGACGCTGGCGCGCGCGGCCAGCGAGCCGATCGAAGCAGAGTTTGACGAGAGCATCGTCGAAACCTTGTTCGAAGACGCTTTGCGGGCACTGCATACCGACGCCATCGCCGCGGAGATCGCACAACTGACGGCGAGTGCGGCAGCGGGCAGACTGGATGCGGCCGGCCGGCAGCGCCTGGCGGCGTTGCTGATGGAAAAGCGGAACCTCGCCAACACCGCCAAAGTCTCAGATTTTTAG
- the rpoD gene encoding RNA polymerase sigma factor RpoD — MSREKTTDSRKNNPKGKPAKAGKPAQVAESPQVSPLDAEVRRTRLKTLITLGKERGYLTYAEISDHLPDDVADAEQIENIIATFNNMNIQVFDEAPATEDLLMSDNLPAAVDADEAEEEAEQALSSVDSEFGRTTDPVRMYMREMGTVELLTREGEIEIAKRIEDGLKHMVLAISACPTTIAEMLDIADKVARDEMRIDELIDGLLDPNGSGEEAELSDAEPEDSDTSSVVGDDDSDEDADDSDDDAGGGDGDVASAASLLKLKTEGLQRFETIRGYYEKMMASLAANGSQDETYLQMQKAISDELLNIRFTAKAIEKLCDSVRHMVEQVRTHERQILQLCVDRAGMPRTHFIKVFPGRETDLDWLKDEIAAGKGYAEGLMRIHPAVLEEQQKLIELQNRIGIPLKELKDINRQMSTGEAKMRRAKREMTEANLRLVISIAKKYTNRGLQFLDLIQEGNIGLMKAVDKFEYRRGYKFSTYATWWIRQAITRSIADQARTIRIPVHMIETINKMNRISRQILQETGQEPDPATLAERMEMPEEKIRKILKISKEPISMETPIGDDDDSHLGDFIEDTTTLAPADAAMYASLRDATSEVLDSLTPREAKVLRMRFGIEMNTDHTLEEVGKQFDVTRERIRQIEAKALRKLRHPSRSERLRSFLDSDA; from the coding sequence ATGTCCCGCGAAAAGACCACGGATTCGCGCAAGAACAACCCGAAAGGCAAGCCCGCCAAGGCTGGCAAACCCGCCCAGGTCGCCGAAAGTCCGCAGGTATCGCCGCTCGATGCCGAAGTGCGTCGCACGCGACTCAAAACGCTGATCACGCTAGGCAAGGAACGCGGCTACCTCACTTACGCCGAGATCAGCGACCATCTGCCGGACGATGTGGCCGATGCCGAGCAGATCGAAAACATCATCGCCACGTTCAACAACATGAACATTCAGGTCTTCGACGAGGCGCCCGCCACCGAAGATCTGTTGATGTCCGACAACCTGCCGGCCGCGGTCGACGCCGACGAGGCCGAAGAAGAAGCCGAACAGGCGCTGTCCTCGGTCGACTCGGAATTCGGCCGCACCACCGACCCGGTCCGCATGTACATGCGCGAAATGGGCACGGTGGAGCTGCTCACCCGCGAAGGCGAAATCGAAATCGCCAAACGCATCGAAGATGGCCTCAAGCACATGGTGCTGGCCATCTCCGCCTGCCCGACCACGATTGCCGAAATGCTCGATATCGCGGACAAGGTGGCGCGTGACGAGATGCGCATCGACGAGCTGATCGACGGCTTGCTCGATCCGAACGGCAGTGGCGAGGAAGCCGAGCTGTCCGATGCCGAACCCGAAGACAGCGATACCTCATCCGTTGTCGGCGACGACGACAGCGACGAAGACGCCGACGACAGCGACGACGACGCCGGCGGCGGCGATGGCGACGTTGCCAGCGCGGCCTCCTTGCTCAAGCTCAAAACCGAGGGCCTGCAGCGCTTCGAGACCATTCGCGGCTATTACGAAAAAATGATGGCGTCGCTGGCCGCAAACGGCTCGCAAGACGAAACCTACCTGCAGATGCAAAAGGCCATCTCCGACGAGTTGCTCAACATCCGCTTTACCGCCAAGGCCATCGAAAAACTGTGCGACTCGGTGCGCCACATGGTCGAGCAGGTGCGCACCCATGAACGCCAGATCCTGCAGCTGTGCGTGGATCGGGCCGGCATGCCGCGCACTCACTTCATCAAGGTTTTCCCGGGCCGGGAAACCGACCTCGACTGGCTCAAGGATGAAATTGCCGCAGGCAAAGGCTATGCCGAGGGCCTGATGCGCATCCACCCCGCGGTGCTCGAGGAACAGCAAAAGCTCATCGAGCTGCAAAACCGCATCGGCATTCCGCTCAAAGAGCTCAAAGACATCAACCGTCAGATGTCCACCGGCGAGGCCAAGATGCGCCGCGCCAAGCGCGAGATGACCGAGGCCAACCTGCGCCTGGTGATTTCGATTGCCAAGAAATACACCAACCGTGGGCTGCAGTTCCTCGACCTGATCCAGGAAGGCAACATCGGCCTGATGAAGGCGGTGGACAAATTCGAATACCGCCGCGGTTACAAATTCTCGACCTATGCCACCTGGTGGATCCGGCAGGCCATCACCCGCTCGATTGCCGATCAGGCACGCACCATTCGCATTCCGGTGCACATGATCGAGACCATCAACAAAATGAACCGCATCAGCCGGCAGATTCTGCAGGAAACCGGCCAGGAGCCCGATCCGGCAACACTGGCGGAAAGAATGGAGATGCCCGAGGAGAAGATCCGCAAGATCCTGAAAATCTCCAAAGAGCCGATCTCCATGGAAACACCGATCGGCGACGATGACGACTCCCATCTGGGCGACTTCATCGAAGACACCACCACGCTGGCTCCCGCCGATGCTGCGATGTACGCCAGTCTGCGCGACGCCACCAGCGAAGTGCTCGATTCGCTGACCCCGCGAGAGGCCAAAGTGCTGCGCATGCGTTTCGGGATCGAAATGAACACCGACCACACATTGGAAGAGGTCGGCAAGCAGTTCGATGTCACCCGCGAGCGCATCCGCCAGATCGAAGCCAAGGCCCTGCGCAAACTGCGTCACCCCAGCCGCTCGGAGCGCTTGCGCAGCTTCCTGGACAGCGACGCCTGA
- a CDS encoding site-specific integrase yields MATLVKTPSGTWKAVIRKVGFPTATKTFRTKRDAEDWSRRTEDEMVRGVYIQRAPAERMTVADALKRYLAEVSPTKRPSSAASDARHSKPLIQHLGKYSLAALTPEIIAKYRDDRLAGLDRKDAKGRPAPKPRSPNTVRLDLALLGHMFSTAIKEWGIGLPSNPVQNIRRPSPPPGRERRLSLDEETRLMRAVDAHSNPMLGWIVRIALETGMRSSEITTLRRSQVDLKRRIVRLLETKNTLPRTVPLTSTAVDIFRQALANPVRPIDTDLIFFGEPGKDGQRRPYNFNKVWLNTKESVGLKDLRFHDLRHEAVSRFVEGGLSDQQVAAISGHKSMQMLRRYTHLRAEDLVDELDAISTRRAGKQQDAKKPN; encoded by the coding sequence ATGGCGACACTGGTAAAGACACCCTCCGGCACCTGGAAAGCCGTGATCCGCAAGGTCGGCTTTCCAACCGCAACCAAAACCTTCCGTACCAAACGGGATGCTGAAGACTGGTCACGTCGAACAGAAGACGAGATGGTGCGCGGCGTTTACATCCAACGCGCTCCGGCCGAGCGGATGACAGTCGCCGACGCTCTCAAGCGCTACCTGGCAGAGGTCTCGCCCACCAAGCGACCATCTTCAGCAGCTAGCGACGCCCGGCATTCCAAACCATTGATCCAGCACCTCGGCAAATACTCCCTGGCCGCCCTTACCCCCGAGATCATCGCCAAGTACCGCGATGACCGACTGGCAGGACTGGATAGAAAGGACGCCAAGGGAAGACCCGCCCCTAAACCCCGCTCACCGAACACCGTCCGCCTCGATCTGGCACTGCTGGGCCACATGTTCAGTACCGCGATCAAGGAATGGGGCATTGGCCTGCCAAGCAATCCAGTACAGAACATCCGCCGCCCCTCACCGCCCCCCGGTCGCGAACGGCGTCTTAGCCTGGACGAAGAAACACGACTGATGCGGGCAGTCGATGCCCACAGCAACCCAATGCTCGGCTGGATTGTTCGTATCGCCCTGGAAACAGGCATGCGTTCGTCGGAGATCACCACCCTTCGCCGGAGCCAGGTCGATCTGAAACGGCGCATCGTGCGCCTTCTGGAGACAAAGAACACCCTGCCCCGCACCGTTCCCTTGACCAGTACCGCCGTAGACATATTCCGGCAGGCTCTGGCCAATCCGGTTCGCCCTATTGATACCGATCTGATTTTCTTCGGAGAGCCTGGAAAAGATGGTCAGCGGCGGCCCTACAACTTCAACAAGGTCTGGTTGAACACCAAGGAAAGTGTCGGGCTGAAAGACCTACGATTCCACGACCTTCGCCATGAAGCGGTCAGCCGTTTTGTCGAAGGAGGCCTAAGCGACCAACAGGTGGCGGCAATCAGCGGCCACAAGTCCATGCAGATGCTGCGGCGCTACACCCACCTGCGAGCGGAGGACCTGGTAGATGAGCTGGATGCCATCTCGACGCGCAGAGCAGGCAAGCAACAAGACGCCAAAAAGCCAAACTGA
- a CDS encoding IS630 family transposase, protein MKCKRLSDGRALDHHTLQVMRQQAVKAVRDGQTVQSVAAAYGVNERSVFRWLADFANGGQNALLAKPIPGRPSKLSAEELSWIANAVRDHNPQQFKFEFGLWTLSLIRHLIKRQFKKELSVSSVHRLMKILGFSAQKPLYQAWQQDPVLVRTWETETYPAIRAEAKRLGATIYFGDESGIRSDYHTGTTWAPQGRTPVVQATGRRFSLNMISAVGTQGEFRFMLHEGSVGAKVFVEFLKRLMLNAEKPVFLIVDGHPIHKAKMVKSYIESLDGKLKLFYLPPYSPQLNPDETVWAHVKRKVSSQLVESAEEMKRLALRALRSIQKLPELVKSFFRQPECRYILG, encoded by the coding sequence ATGAAATGCAAACGACTTTCCGACGGCCGAGCTCTCGATCATCACACCTTGCAGGTCATGCGGCAGCAGGCCGTCAAAGCGGTACGTGACGGGCAGACGGTGCAAAGCGTCGCGGCGGCGTATGGCGTGAATGAGCGCAGCGTTTTCCGGTGGCTCGCCGATTTTGCCAATGGCGGACAGAACGCATTGCTCGCCAAGCCGATTCCGGGACGCCCGAGCAAACTCAGCGCCGAGGAGCTTTCGTGGATTGCCAATGCGGTTCGTGACCACAACCCGCAGCAGTTCAAGTTCGAGTTCGGCTTGTGGACGCTGTCTCTGATTCGTCACTTGATCAAACGCCAATTCAAGAAAGAGCTGTCGGTCTCCTCGGTTCACCGCCTGATGAAGATCCTGGGTTTCAGCGCCCAGAAGCCGCTCTACCAGGCGTGGCAGCAAGACCCCGTCCTGGTGCGCACTTGGGAGACGGAGACCTACCCCGCGATTCGCGCTGAAGCCAAGCGGCTCGGAGCAACGATCTACTTTGGCGACGAGTCGGGCATCCGCTCGGACTACCACACCGGCACGACTTGGGCGCCACAAGGCCGGACGCCGGTGGTGCAGGCGACGGGTCGGCGCTTCTCGCTGAACATGATCTCGGCCGTCGGCACGCAGGGCGAATTTCGGTTCATGCTGCATGAGGGCTCGGTCGGTGCGAAAGTGTTCGTCGAGTTCCTCAAGCGCTTGATGCTCAATGCCGAGAAACCGGTCTTTCTGATCGTCGATGGTCATCCGATTCACAAGGCAAAGATGGTCAAGAGCTACATCGAGAGCTTGGACGGCAAGCTCAAGTTGTTCTATTTGCCGCCTTACTCGCCGCAGCTGAACCCGGACGAAACAGTCTGGGCTCATGTGAAGCGGAAGGTTTCGAGCCAGTTGGTCGAGAGCGCCGAGGAGATGAAGCGACTCGCACTCCGTGCTTTGCGTAGCATCCAGAAGCTCCCCGAACTCGTGAAGTCATTTTTTAGGCAGCCAGAGTGCCGCTATATCCTGGGCTGA
- a CDS encoding ISAs1 family transposase, translating to MKAVSIMPLTQVFVSVSDPRSKRHTRHDLSELLTVAVCAVLSGVDDFVDIELWAKAKIDWLRGFMKLEHGIPSHDTIGRVFGLIEPDEFEAAFRRWVGMVVPVLAEDTVVAIDGKSSRRTASKGKTPASALHMVSAFAAGMGVVLGQRATAEKSNEITAIPELLSKLALEGCVVTIDAMGTQAKIARTIRERGAHYVLCVKDNHPKLLDSIRFAGVADPRGPLTPASTHETTNLGHGRTEIRRCVAYDATDRLYKGEEWKDVASFALIERVRTVGNKTSTERAYYLSSLPADAERIAKAVRSHWEVENRLHWCLDVQFNEDQSRVRSGYAANNLAVVRHIVMNLLRLNTTRKASIKSKRMLAATIDEFRAELLGVMT from the coding sequence ATGAAGGCAGTAAGCATCATGCCGCTGACGCAGGTGTTCGTCTCGGTTTCCGACCCGCGCAGCAAGCGCCACACACGCCACGACCTGTCCGAACTGCTCACGGTCGCGGTGTGTGCAGTGCTCTCGGGCGTGGACGACTTCGTCGACATCGAGTTGTGGGCCAAGGCCAAGATCGATTGGCTGCGAGGGTTCATGAAGCTTGAGCATGGCATCCCTTCGCACGACACGATCGGGCGCGTGTTCGGCCTGATTGAGCCTGACGAGTTCGAGGCGGCGTTTCGGCGCTGGGTCGGCATGGTCGTGCCGGTGCTGGCCGAAGACACGGTCGTTGCGATCGACGGCAAGAGCAGCCGAAGAACGGCAAGCAAGGGCAAGACCCCTGCAAGTGCCCTGCACATGGTCAGCGCGTTCGCCGCCGGGATGGGCGTGGTGTTGGGCCAGAGGGCCACGGCCGAGAAATCCAACGAGATCACCGCCATTCCCGAGTTGCTCTCGAAGCTCGCCCTGGAAGGCTGCGTGGTGACGATCGACGCGATGGGCACACAGGCGAAGATTGCGCGCACGATCCGCGAACGCGGCGCCCACTACGTGCTGTGCGTGAAGGACAACCACCCGAAGTTGCTCGACTCGATCCGCTTTGCCGGCGTCGCGGATCCACGGGGACCGCTCACGCCGGCCTCGACGCATGAAACCACGAATCTTGGCCATGGACGCACGGAGATCCGCCGCTGCGTTGCGTACGACGCCACCGATCGGCTCTACAAGGGCGAAGAGTGGAAGGACGTCGCGAGCTTCGCCTTGATCGAGCGGGTGCGCACTGTCGGCAACAAAACCAGCACCGAGCGTGCCTACTACCTGAGCAGCCTGCCCGCGGACGCCGAGCGCATCGCCAAAGCAGTTCGCAGCCACTGGGAGGTGGAGAATCGGCTTCACTGGTGTCTGGATGTGCAGTTCAACGAGGATCAGTCCCGGGTGCGCAGCGGTTACGCGGCCAACAACTTGGCTGTTGTTCGCCACATCGTGATGAACCTGCTGCGGCTGAACACGACCCGTAAGGCGAGCATCAAGTCCAAGCGCATGCTGGCTGCCACTATTGACGAATTTCGGGCCGAGTTGCTCGGAGTTATGACATGA